Proteins encoded within one genomic window of Flavobacterium oreochromis:
- a CDS encoding helix-turn-helix domain-containing protein produces MPIIVNIDVMLAKRKMQSKELAEKVGITTVNLSILKTGKAKGLRFDTLEAICKALDCQPGDIIEYVAE; encoded by the coding sequence ATGCCTATTATTGTAAATATAGATGTGATGCTTGCCAAACGAAAAATGCAATCGAAGGAGCTAGCTGAAAAAGTAGGTATTACTACCGTGAATTTATCCATACTCAAAACGGGAAAAGCTAAGGGGCTTCGGTTTGATACTCTCGAAGCTATTTGTAAAGCACTCGATTGTCAGCCTGGTGACATTATAGAGTATGTAGCTGAATAA
- a CDS encoding ATP-binding cassette domain-containing protein, translated as MEKVNLTAHRNKEVATFSGGMRQRFGVAQALLGNPSIIIVDEPTAGLDPEERNRFNGLLAEIGNEKIIILSTHLVEDVQHLCAQMAIIKGGKVILQGSPNDLVRDLEGKIWRKKISPNEQTSFQKDFQMISSQYAGGQLYAQVVSEEVLPQFEAVQPTLEEVYFYQLHTKTIEK; from the coding sequence TTGGAAAAAGTCAATTTAACTGCACACCGAAACAAAGAAGTGGCGACATTTTCAGGAGGAATGCGTCAGCGATTTGGAGTAGCCCAAGCCTTGTTAGGGAATCCATCAATTATTATTGTAGATGAACCTACAGCGGGTTTGGATCCCGAAGAGCGTAATCGGTTTAATGGTTTGTTAGCCGAAATTGGCAACGAAAAAATTATCATTCTTTCCACCCACTTGGTAGAAGATGTCCAACATTTATGCGCCCAAATGGCTATTATCAAAGGCGGAAAAGTAATTCTTCAAGGAAGTCCTAATGATTTGGTTAGAGATTTAGAAGGTAAAATTTGGCGTAAGAAAATCAGTCCCAATGAACAAACCTCTTTTCAAAAAGATTTCCAAATGATTTCTTCGCAATATGCAGGGGGACAGTTGTATGCTCAAGTAGTTTCGGAAGAGGTTTTACCTCAATTTGAAGCTGTGCAACCCACACTCGAGGAAGTTTATTTTTATCAGTTACACACTAAAACGATCGAGAAATGA
- a CDS encoding ATP-binding cassette domain-containing protein, translating to MNSLIIKNLQKTYSNGVQALQEVSLEITNGMFGLLGPNGAGKSSLMRTIVGLQCVDSGEIFFNGVNVLENPRYLQERLGFLPQDFGVYPKVSAYDLLNHLAILKGVSDKKNAKIKFWPYWKKSI from the coding sequence ATGAACAGTTTAATCATCAAAAATCTCCAAAAAACGTACAGTAACGGAGTGCAAGCTTTACAGGAGGTATCGCTTGAAATTACCAACGGAATGTTTGGTTTATTAGGGCCTAATGGGGCTGGAAAGTCGAGTTTAATGCGAACTATAGTCGGCTTGCAATGTGTCGATTCGGGGGAAATTTTTTTCAATGGGGTCAATGTACTTGAAAACCCAAGATACCTTCAGGAACGTCTTGGATTTTTGCCTCAGGATTTTGGAGTATATCCTAAAGTTTCGGCTTATGATTTGTTGAATCATTTGGCTATTTTAAAAGGGGTATCCGATAAAAAGAACGCAAAAATCAAATTTTGGCCTTATTGGAAAAAGTCAATTTAA
- a CDS encoding anthranilate synthase component II has translation MNTQHTNIPPLGARGRILVIDNYDSFTYNLVHYLEDLNCEVTVYRNDEFELEEVEKFDKILLSPGPGIPDEAGLLKKVIEKYAPTKSILGVCLGQQAIGEVFGGHLTNLEKVYHGVATKVTLTHPDEVLFRDLPQEFEVGRYHSWVVANENFPAVLEVTSVDENGQIMSLKHKTYEVRGVQYHPESVLTPLGKKILENWVNWRG, from the coding sequence ATGAATACACAACATACAAATATTCCCCCTTTGGGGGCTAGGGGGCGAATCCTAGTCATAGATAATTACGATAGTTTTACTTACAACCTAGTGCATTACTTGGAGGATCTAAATTGTGAAGTAACGGTATATCGCAACGATGAGTTCGAATTAGAAGAAGTTGAAAAGTTCGATAAAATTCTTCTTTCACCTGGCCCTGGTATTCCTGATGAGGCGGGTTTACTAAAAAAAGTAATTGAAAAATATGCTCCTACAAAAAGCATTCTTGGGGTTTGTTTAGGTCAACAAGCAATAGGAGAAGTTTTTGGTGGGCATCTAACCAATTTAGAAAAAGTATATCACGGGGTAGCCACAAAAGTTACATTAACTCATCCTGACGAGGTACTTTTTAGAGATCTACCTCAAGAATTTGAAGTGGGTCGTTACCATTCGTGGGTGGTAGCAAATGAAAACTTTCCAGCGGTTTTGGAGGTTACTTCGGTAGATGAAAACGGACAAATAATGTCGTTAAAGCATAAAACGTATGAAGTGCGTGGGGTGCAATACCATCCTGAAAGTGTGTTGACTCCGTTGGGTAAAAAAATATTGGAGAATTGGGTGAATTGGCGTGGGTAA
- a CDS encoding M1 family aminopeptidase gives MKSVITFDLKSYLTKKSLLGILILVGFGIFAGKAARFTLSEGLCYNGSYQVAFITGFLSLTGIFFGTFFTAQMAMKEKDNHFELIYFSLPIPKTQFLWSRFFSIFSISVIYTSLFALSFFIGRTLSATGSKDAGFHLLYFVLPFVTLTIVNVLLVAVTTTLVSWLTQNKMLVYVSGLLLYVLYMVALVFSGSPFMANQMPQSESTQMWSAILDPFGISAFFYQTAGLSVGEKNSELLSLTGILLGNRLVIALLCLGSLYWVIKRFNWQPQSKSKVKKAVEIVSKTNFIIIPNAKTAYDFKAQRQAFFSFVQLNLKYVLKGIPFVVIVLSLLFAVGMEMYAEIEKGIRIPQRYATSGLILSTIIQNFYGLGVLAITFYAHDLYWRSQVSQFNFFENTTAHSTLRFSTLWCTLSLVAILLSVILGIEGMIFQWFYHYPIEIAVYSRLFIFTTFPLVLVSGIALVFQRMIPQRYVALAVSAIVLVLMTTSLGKVIITHPLLKFLYTLNADYSGMNGFGSYEWAFIQRLLFGFSIVFVLIYSSKLTKEKFRSFRFLGVLILGIVCSFWLGFQVIKAYQPKDKEAQLLAQAQYEKQFRIFQKMPQPTITKVLTQVDLFPTSNAYRIHGTYWLENKTNKPIEKVAFNFQEDFTIEKAIVTSSSNQQKVTQHRQIINLDKALQPKESLQFDFTIFYQWHPVNNHQSFNAIVENGSFMRISRYYPQIGYDSSNEIEDKVERKRLGLGNPTALLKLEAPKTLRNEMIDLEMTITTDGNQTAVGVGQLVETIRENNRKRMLYKANQIPFRFAISSADYAVKKERHKGKMIEVLYHPNHYQNVAHLIKNAKITLDYCQKNFGVYPYDTIRFAEISSFTNGFNATAYPATIYMVENMAFHCDITADEQQDVINELAGHELAHQWWGNAQIDPDNREGSPLLTETLAMYTELMLLKKMYGKPRVAKSVAMHKDIYENEKGFEGDLPLIKTTPEMPHISYSKGAVVMYQLTQWIGEEKVNIALRNFLNKYKNNSYHPVSTDFLTEVYAVADKKWHKKIGKLFEK, from the coding sequence ATGAAAAGCGTGATTACATTTGATTTGAAATCGTATTTGACTAAAAAATCTCTTTTAGGAATACTGATTCTGGTTGGTTTTGGGATTTTTGCAGGGAAAGCAGCCCGATTTACTTTAAGTGAAGGTTTGTGTTATAACGGAAGTTATCAAGTTGCATTTATTACAGGTTTTTTGAGTTTGACAGGTATTTTCTTTGGTACTTTTTTTACTGCACAAATGGCAATGAAAGAAAAAGATAATCATTTTGAACTTATTTATTTTTCGCTGCCCATTCCTAAAACACAATTCTTATGGAGCCGATTCTTTTCCATTTTCAGTATTAGTGTTATTTACACTTCTTTGTTTGCGTTGAGTTTTTTTATAGGTAGAACATTATCAGCAACAGGTTCAAAAGATGCAGGTTTTCATCTGTTGTATTTTGTATTGCCTTTCGTAACGCTTACAATAGTTAATGTTTTACTTGTGGCAGTAACAACAACTTTAGTGTCGTGGTTAACCCAAAATAAAATGCTGGTTTATGTAAGCGGATTGCTTTTGTATGTACTTTATATGGTTGCCTTGGTGTTTTCAGGTTCGCCTTTTATGGCCAATCAAATGCCACAATCAGAAAGCACACAAATGTGGTCGGCAATACTTGATCCTTTTGGGATTTCAGCCTTTTTTTATCAAACAGCAGGTTTATCGGTCGGTGAAAAAAATAGCGAATTACTTTCTTTGACTGGAATTTTATTAGGAAATAGATTGGTGATTGCCCTTTTATGTTTAGGTAGTCTTTATTGGGTGATTAAGCGATTCAATTGGCAACCTCAGTCAAAAAGTAAAGTCAAAAAAGCAGTAGAAATCGTTTCTAAAACCAATTTTATAATTATTCCTAATGCGAAAACAGCTTATGATTTCAAAGCCCAACGACAAGCTTTTTTTTCTTTCGTGCAACTAAATTTAAAATATGTTTTAAAAGGAATTCCGTTTGTCGTAATTGTACTGAGTTTGCTTTTTGCTGTTGGAATGGAAATGTATGCCGAAATTGAAAAAGGAATTCGCATCCCACAACGTTATGCTACTTCAGGGCTGATCTTATCAACAATTATCCAAAATTTTTACGGATTAGGTGTATTGGCTATAACATTTTATGCGCACGATTTGTATTGGCGTAGTCAAGTTTCCCAATTTAATTTTTTTGAAAATACTACAGCGCATAGTACTTTGCGATTCTCGACTTTATGGTGTACTTTATCTCTAGTGGCTATTTTGTTGTCAGTTATTTTAGGTATTGAAGGAATGATATTTCAATGGTTTTATCATTATCCAATCGAAATCGCTGTCTATAGTCGATTATTTATTTTTACGACTTTCCCTTTGGTATTAGTGAGCGGAATTGCGCTTGTTTTTCAGCGGATGATACCACAGCGTTATGTTGCATTGGCAGTATCGGCAATTGTTTTAGTACTGATGACCACCAGTTTAGGAAAAGTAATTATTACGCATCCGTTGCTTAAATTTTTATATACACTAAATGCCGATTATAGCGGTATGAATGGTTTTGGAAGCTATGAATGGGCATTCATCCAGCGATTGCTTTTTGGGTTTTCGATAGTTTTTGTATTGATTTATAGTAGCAAACTCACCAAAGAAAAATTTCGAAGTTTCCGTTTTTTAGGGGTTTTAATTTTAGGAATAGTTTGCAGTTTTTGGTTGGGTTTTCAGGTAATAAAAGCGTACCAACCTAAAGACAAAGAAGCGCAACTTTTGGCACAAGCCCAATATGAAAAGCAGTTCCGAATTTTTCAAAAAATGCCGCAACCTACCATTACTAAAGTACTTACCCAAGTAGATTTGTTTCCAACCTCTAATGCCTACCGAATACACGGAACGTATTGGCTTGAAAATAAAACCAATAAACCCATTGAAAAAGTGGCGTTCAATTTTCAAGAAGATTTTACAATTGAAAAAGCGATAGTAACTAGTTCTTCCAACCAACAAAAAGTAACCCAACACCGCCAAATCATAAATTTAGACAAAGCCCTCCAACCAAAAGAGTCTTTGCAATTTGATTTTACGATTTTCTACCAATGGCATCCCGTGAATAACCATCAATCTTTTAATGCAATTGTAGAAAACGGAAGTTTTATGCGTATTAGTCGTTATTACCCGCAAATAGGATACGATAGCAGTAACGAAATTGAAGATAAAGTAGAGAGAAAACGATTGGGTTTAGGAAATCCAACGGCATTACTGAAGTTAGAAGCCCCCAAAACTTTACGCAATGAAATGATTGATTTAGAAATGACCATTACCACTGATGGAAACCAAACAGCGGTAGGAGTGGGGCAATTAGTAGAAACAATTCGAGAAAACAATCGTAAAAGGATGCTGTACAAAGCCAATCAAATTCCTTTTAGATTTGCCATTTCGTCGGCAGATTATGCGGTTAAAAAAGAACGTCATAAAGGTAAAATGATTGAGGTTTTATATCACCCTAATCATTATCAAAATGTAGCTCATTTAATTAAAAATGCAAAAATTACGCTGGATTATTGTCAGAAGAATTTTGGAGTTTATCCTTATGATACGATTCGGTTTGCCGAGATTTCAAGCTTTACAAATGGATTTAATGCCACAGCTTATCCAGCTACGATTTATATGGTTGAAAATATGGCATTTCACTGCGATATTACTGCCGATGAGCAGCAAGATGTGATAAACGAATTAGCAGGACACGAACTAGCGCATCAGTGGTGGGGCAATGCTCAAATAGATCCAGACAACCGAGAAGGAAGTCCTTTGCTCACCGAAACTCTAGCGATGTACACTGAACTAATGTTACTTAAAAAAATGTATGGGAAACCCCGAGTAGCAAAATCGGTTGCGATGCATAAGGATATTTATGAAAATGAAAAAGGCTTTGAAGGAGATCTTCCGTTGATTAAAACTACTCCCGAAATGCCTCATATTTCTTATTCAAAAGGAGCTGTGGTTATGTACCAACTTACGCAATGGATAGGGGAAGAAAAAGTGAATATTGCTTTGCGTAATTTTTTAAACAAGTATAAAAATAATTCTTACCACCCTGTTTCTACCGATTTCCTGACGGAAGTGTATGCCGTTGCCGATAAAAAATGGCATAAAAAGATAGGGAAGTTGTTTGAGAAGTAG
- the trpD gene encoding anthranilate phosphoribosyltransferase produces MKSTLNKLFQHETLSQAEAYQILVNISHGQYNPSQIASFLTVFMMRPITINELAGFRQALLELCIPVNFSAYEAIDLCGTGGDGKDTFNISTLASFISAGAGVKVAKHGNYGVSSISGSSNVMENLGVKFSNDSDYLTKCIEEANIAILHAPLFHPAMKQVAPIRKELGVKTFFNMLGPMVNPSFPKHQMVGVFNLELARMYAYLYQNTETNFTILHGLDGYDEISLTNDTKVISRQKEQILKPEDFEVTKLNAIDIAGGTTVEESAKLFYEILSGNGSTAQNNVVCANAALAIATVNNCSINEGFALAKESLESGKALEKLKKLQLLSEK; encoded by the coding sequence ATGAAATCAACACTTAATAAATTATTCCAACACGAAACGCTGTCACAAGCTGAGGCGTACCAAATATTAGTTAACATCTCACACGGACAATACAATCCGAGCCAAATTGCCTCGTTTCTAACCGTATTTATGATGCGCCCTATTACCATTAACGAGCTGGCAGGTTTCCGTCAAGCATTATTAGAACTATGTATTCCTGTCAATTTCTCGGCTTATGAAGCTATAGATTTATGCGGAACAGGCGGCGATGGTAAAGACACGTTTAATATTTCAACCTTAGCTTCGTTTATTTCGGCGGGTGCAGGTGTTAAAGTGGCTAAACACGGAAACTACGGCGTTTCTTCTATCTCTGGATCGAGTAACGTAATGGAAAACTTAGGCGTAAAATTTAGCAATGACTCTGATTATCTTACAAAATGCATCGAAGAAGCAAATATTGCCATTTTGCACGCACCGCTTTTCCACCCGGCGATGAAGCAAGTAGCTCCTATCCGTAAAGAATTAGGTGTAAAAACCTTCTTCAATATGTTAGGTCCTATGGTGAATCCGAGTTTCCCTAAACACCAAATGGTGGGTGTCTTCAATTTAGAATTAGCACGTATGTATGCGTATTTGTACCAAAATACCGAAACCAATTTTACCATTTTACACGGATTAGATGGTTATGACGAAATATCGTTAACGAATGATACTAAAGTCATTTCTCGCCAAAAAGAACAAATCCTAAAACCCGAAGATTTTGAGGTGACGAAACTAAATGCAATCGATATTGCTGGAGGAACTACTGTAGAAGAATCGGCTAAGTTATTCTATGAAATTCTATCAGGCAACGGAAGCACAGCACAAAATAATGTAGTTTGTGCAAACGCCGCACTTGCCATTGCTACGGTAAATAACTGCTCGATAAATGAAGGCTTTGCCCTAGCAAAAGAAAGTCTTGAAAGCGGAAAGGCATTGGAGAAGCTGAAAAAGTTACAATTATTGAGTG
- a CDS encoding anthranilate synthase component I family protein: MNTYILKTSFKQVLADTITPVSIYLKLRDKFPHSILLESNDYHTNDNSFSYICCNPIASIKVENETITSSFPDGTLVVKPITDKKEVILAIQDFKDSFQTDKSNFKFITNGLFGFTTYDAVRYFEKTAITPKEGNLNLPDLQYSVYQNVIAINHFKNEAYLFCHNTTGIDNLAEIEQYIQSKTFASYSFTREGAINSNLTDALFKEQVAQAKKHCARGDVFQLVLSRRFSQKFKGDEFNVYRALRSINPSPYLFYFDYGNFKIMGSSPEAQIIIQNRKAEIHPIAGTFKRTGDDEKDAQLAKELSEDPKENSEHVMLVDLARNDLSRNGHQVQVEKYREVQYFSHVIHLVSKVTSQLHESATTMQVVADTFPAGTLSGAPKHKALQLIDDIENINRSFYGGAIGVMDFEGNFNHAIMIRTFISLNHELHFQAGAGIVNDSVEENEKNEVFNKLAALNKALELAETI; this comes from the coding sequence ATGAACACATACATTTTAAAAACATCTTTTAAACAAGTCCTTGCCGACACGATTACGCCGGTTAGTATTTATTTAAAACTTAGGGATAAATTCCCGCATAGTATCTTACTGGAAAGTAATGACTATCATACTAACGATAATAGCTTCTCGTACATTTGTTGTAACCCTATTGCGAGTATCAAGGTGGAAAACGAAACGATTACTTCTTCTTTTCCTGACGGAACTTTGGTTGTAAAACCTATTACTGATAAAAAAGAAGTTATTTTGGCTATCCAAGATTTTAAAGATAGTTTTCAAACAGATAAAAGTAATTTCAAATTTATTACTAATGGACTTTTTGGTTTTACTACTTACGATGCCGTTCGCTATTTTGAAAAAACAGCCATTACCCCTAAAGAAGGAAATTTGAATTTACCCGATTTGCAATATAGTGTTTATCAAAATGTGATTGCCATCAATCACTTTAAAAATGAGGCTTATCTATTTTGTCACAACACAACTGGCATCGATAATTTAGCCGAAATTGAACAATACATCCAATCTAAAACTTTTGCTTCTTATAGCTTTACTCGCGAGGGAGCCATAAACTCTAACTTAACGGATGCGCTTTTTAAAGAGCAAGTAGCACAAGCCAAAAAACATTGTGCACGTGGCGATGTATTCCAGTTGGTTTTATCCCGTCGGTTTTCACAAAAATTTAAAGGCGACGAATTTAATGTGTATCGCGCTTTACGAAGCATAAACCCCTCTCCTTACCTATTTTATTTTGATTATGGTAATTTCAAAATTATGGGTTCGTCTCCCGAGGCACAAATTATCATTCAAAATCGCAAAGCCGAAATTCACCCAATAGCAGGGACTTTTAAACGTACAGGTGACGATGAAAAAGATGCGCAATTAGCCAAAGAACTTTCGGAAGATCCTAAAGAAAATAGCGAACACGTAATGCTGGTTGATTTAGCACGTAACGATTTGAGTCGCAACGGTCATCAAGTACAAGTGGAAAAATACAGAGAAGTGCAGTATTTCTCACACGTAATTCATTTGGTTTCCAAAGTTACCAGTCAGTTGCACGAATCAGCAACCACGATGCAAGTCGTAGCCGATACTTTTCCTGCAGGTACGCTTTCGGGTGCTCCTAAACACAAAGCCTTACAGTTAATTGACGATATTGAAAACATCAACCGTTCGTTTTACGGAGGTGCCATAGGTGTAATGGATTTTGAAGGTAATTTTAACCACGCCATAATGATTCGAACATTTATCAGTCTGAATCACGAACTGCATTTCCAAGCCGGAGCAGGAATTGTAAATGATTCGGTGGAAGAAAATGAAAAAAATGAGGTGTTTAACAAATTAGCAGCGTTGAATAAGGCGTTGGAGTTGGCGGAAACGATATAA